Within the Setaria viridis chromosome 3, Setaria_viridis_v4.0, whole genome shotgun sequence genome, the region CACCGTTGCTGGAGCTTCAGCTCCTCAGCCTAAAAGGCGCACAGTTCTCAAGAATGTAACCAACAACAGCTGTGCTAAATTAGCTTCCAAAAAGTGCATTGTTGTGACTAAGCTGCAGGTATCAAGATATTCGACACAATACTACTTTATCCTACCATTATTTGTCAATCTACACTTTACCAATCATTGTCAATAGAATGATGAGTATGTCCTTTGTTCCAGTCTGGGCCCTCCCAGAAGGATGGACCGAGCATAAACAAGCAGTGTGCAAAGATCCCCAAGCTTCCCCCCCTGGATGTTGGGGGGAGTTCATTTGTGAATGATTCTAACAGTGCTGAAGAAACACGAAAGGTAGACCTTTTGGCACAGAAAAAGAAGCATAATGTTTTGGTTGAAAACAAGGGGGCTCTGTCACTACAGAATACTGAACGAAACAGAGACCATGCTTGTCATGAGGCATTCTTTGAGGAAAGAAATGCCAGGAATAAACTCGAAACTGCTGCCTTAAAGGCTGGTTAGTCCagttgcatctttttttttcagcattAAACatcttgacttctcttagttaAAATTAGTTTTTTTAGATGATAGAATGAAACATATCCTGGACTCTACATCTGAAAATGCATCCTGCCATGCTTAAAATTAGTTAGAACTCAGAACAACAGCTAATTCCACAAAAATTCTTGTCTTGTCATGTACTCATGTTACCCTGTGTTGCTGGCTGGCCTGCATCTTTTCTGAGTATACTATTGATTATCATTCAGTAATTCTGCAGCCATGGAACATAGAAACAACAAAACTGTGACGTAAATGTGTTTGTAATGCCTTGTTTCTGAGATACTTGTAGAATCTCATACGTCTTATTTAGTGGGTATAGCAGCTAAAAATCTGTATTTTGTTACAGGGGGGTCTGATGGTTTTAACATTGTAGACATTGACAAAAATAATGGTGATCCTCAAATGTGTGTTACTTACGTTGCAGAGATATACAGAAATCTAATGGCCTCAGAGGTAAGTTAATGTTCTTTGGTGAAAAATAAAATCTTCTTAATACTGTTTAGGCAGACCATTGGTTCCCTCACATTTCACAACTCCTATGATCTAGAATGTTTTGTTTCGGATACTTGTGTTTCATCTCTGTGCTGCATTGTTGGCATGTTATTCTAGATTGATTGCGTTCAGACTCCATTATGTGCTTGTCTTATCCCCCAGCTTATAAGAAGACCTAGGCCAAATTACATGGAGACATTGCAACAGGATATCACAAAGAGCATGCGAGGTCTTCTAATTGATTGGCTTGTTGAGGTTTGTACGGATTGCTGATGAATAAATTCTACAACTATGTTTTTAGGCCAATATTGGGCATTCATCATTGGCATGTCACTGCACAACTTCACATTGTAAACATGAAGTATCTAGTTATATATGGGTGCTACATACTGTACCTATGCAAATTCTTTCCTTCTCTGTCCACGTATATCGTAGTTATCTGATGTCAGAGAAGAGAAGAAATTATGTGAAATAATTGAACCAATTTGGATGTGTGTGGGTTGTATTCTAAATATTTTCTTCTCCTGAATGCAATGTTGCGCAGCTCCTgcttatttgaaaaaaaaaactgaaccaGTTGATGATGACTTGGTGAGAGCATGATATGCTGAAGCAGTCATTGTATAATGACTGTTGTCTTCAGCATAAGAATCAGACTTGATACATTTGTCTCATGCTTTCAAGGCATCTGCCTTTTCCTTTTCACGTGATAATTATCATTTGTACACATTTGAATCTTTGCTTCTCATGGCTTCTCAGCTTATGAAGTTTTATATATTGTTCTCTTCTCAGGTTTCTGAAGAATATAAGCTTGTGGCAGATACACTTTACCTTACAGTATATCTTATTGATCAGTATCTTTCTCAGAAATGTATTCAAAAGCAGGAACTACAACTTCTAGGAATAACCAGTATGCTGATTGCGTCGTAAGTTTTGGATTTTAATACTTTAATGTTGAGAAGCTTTGCAGTTGTCCAGTTGATAGGAGAATGTATAATATATGGGCATGTGGTTTGCCTAGCTACAGAGGCATCTTATTCTCTAGATAATGCATTGAATAATTACAAATGAATGACTCTGCAAGTTCTATGTGATTATTTTTACTTATGATACAGTGCCTGTGATTTCCATGTCACTAGAAATTTCATAAGCTTTCTATTTTCAGGAAATATGAAGAGTTCTGTGCTCCAAGCGTTGAAGAATTCTGTATCATAACAGACAGTACATATCAAAAGGCTGAGGTATTTGTTTCTTTTGGAGTCTGAGGGATTGCTCAACATATATGCAAAGAGCCATTGAGCTTCCAGAGCTGACATCCTCCTAAATCCACAGGTTCTGGACATGGAGCGTAAAGTGCTTAATGACCTGGGATTTTATTTATCTGTTCCAACAACAAACACATTTCTCAGGTTACTCTTGGTGACCACACACATATTGACATACCTTTTTCCAACCAAAGTCGTTTCTTCACTAACATACTTTTTCTTGCTTTCATTAACTTTGATCAGGAGATTCCTTAGAGCAGCACAACCTTCTTGTACCGTAAGATCAGCACCCAACCACATTGCAACAATTCCTTCCAATTTATATTTATTATCCTCAACGCTAAGTTGCCAAACTACATTTCCAGGCTCCTTTGTCTACTTTGTGTTACCTGGCCAAATATCTAGCGGAGTTGACTTTGATCGACTATGGTTTCTTGAAATTTCTTCCTTCAGTGGTGGCAGCATCTTCAGTTTTCCTTGCAAAATGGACACTAAACCAATCAGATCATCCATGGGTTTGTACAAAAAGCACTGCATATGTATCTCTACATCATCTTAAAACTTGTCTTATATTTAATCAGTGGCTTCTCTTTTACAGAACCCTACTCTTGAGTACTACACCTCTTACAAAAGCTCCAATATTCGAACGTGTGTGTGCGCTCTACAGGAACTGCAGCACAACACCAGAGATTGTCCCCTCAATTCCATTCGTGAAAAGTACGGGCAGCAAAAGGTATACAATCACGAATTTGCTGTTTGAGTTTCTATCAGAGTAGAAACTTGCAAACGAAATCACAAATATCCTTCTTGTCGCTGTGCAAGTCAAAAAGCCTGTTGTTTTGCAACCATGTAATGAAATGTGTTCCGTTGCAGTTCGAGTGTGTTTCCAACCTGAGGTCACCGGAGCTGCTGCAGTCACTCTTCACTTGACAAGCTCCCCGCTGATTCAACCATTTGCTGCAACCATCCTGACACCAAATCAATAAATTACTCATCTGATCTCCTTGTGCTGCCccaagtagtttttttttctgttcccGAACTTTTTTCAGATCTTGCATTAGACTTAGAATAGATTATTAGCATTTGTTCCGACCGGCATAAAAATGGCCTGCGTGTAAAGCCAAGCCTGTGTGCAGGCTGCTGCCCTGAGTTGATAATTGCAGGATTGTAACTATCAATCCATCTATCGTTATAATTATGACAAGATACCGTTTGTAAGATACCTTCATTGAAAATTTGTGCCTGGCAAAATGCTTTTCAAAAGGGAAATGGCAGTAATAGCTTATAGATGTAAAGGTATTAGGCATGAAATGTCCCTCAAGCTGAAGAAAGATTAGGAAGCAAAAGATATAGCTAGCAAATTTTGAAGATCTTTGAATGAATGTTGGTCAGAGAAATTGAAGGGTCAATA harbors:
- the LOC117847372 gene encoding cyclin-A2-1, with the protein product MAGRKEKPVLIACQATSGRITRSKAAAANCTRSGAAPSLPLHLKNEQKHAATGKMKRKASDENSSTVAGASAPQPKRRTVLKNVTNNSCAKLASKKCIVVTKLQSGPSQKDGPSINKQCAKIPKLPPLDVGGSSFVNDSNSAEETRKVDLLAQKKKHNVLVENKGALSLQNTERNRDHACHEAFFEERNARNKLETAALKAGGSDGFNIVDIDKNNGDPQMCVTYVAEIYRNLMASELIRRPRPNYMETLQQDITKSMRGLLIDWLVEVSEEYKLVADTLYLTVYLIDQYLSQKCIQKQELQLLGITSMLIASKYEEFCAPSVEEFCIITDSTYQKAEVLDMERKVLNDLGFYLSVPTTNTFLRRFLRAAQPSCTAPLSTLCYLAKYLAELTLIDYGFLKFLPSVVAASSVFLAKWTLNQSDHPWNPTLEYYTSYKSSNIRTCVCALQELQHNTRDCPLNSIREKYGQQKFECVSNLRSPELLQSLFT